In the genome of Streptomyces sp. Tu 3180, the window GGGGGTGTAGGAGCCGTTGTCGGCAGTGGAGTACTCGAAGGAGCGGTTCTGCACGAGCTCGGCGTACAGGCCGCCGTCGGCGGCCCGGTTGATGTCCTCGAAGAAGACGCCGTACATCGTGTCGTCGATCGCCGCACCCCGGGCGTCCGGGTCGACGGTGATCGTGTAGTCGGTGACGTCCTCGGCGTGCGCGGGGGCCGGGACCAGGGCGGCGGCCGTCAGGAGGGCGGTGGCGGCGAGGCCGAGTCTGAGGCGGGCGCGGCTTCGTGCGGTGCGTGACATGGGTACTCCGCGGCTCTCTCGGGAGGGGGACTCTGGAGCTGTTCGATATCTCGACCATTGGTCAGCACTTCGAACGGCAAGATAGAGAGGAGGCAGGAGCACGTCAATGGGGCGTGCGACGACGGAGATCACTCGAGGACGAGGTGGGATGGGCGAGTTCCGGCCGGTGCCCGACGTGCTGGCCTACCTGAGCGGCCACTGGCGAGTGGAGCGGACCGTACGGGACCTGGCCGTCGGCGACCGGGGGCGTTTCGAGGGGACGACCGTTTTCGGCCCGCTGGAGGGCGGCGGCCTGCTGCACCGGGAGTCCGGCACCTTCACCTGGCGGGGCGTCGCCCGGCCCGCCGAGCGGACCCTGCGCTTCCTTCCGGGACCGGGCGGCACGGCGCACGTGCGGTTCGCGGACGGCCGCCCGTTCCACGACCTGGACCTCACGACGGGCCGGCACGTCGTCGGCCACCCGTGCGCGGCGGACCTCTACCGGGGCGAGTTCACCGTCCGCGACGAGGACCACTGGCGGACGGTCTGGCGGGTGCGCGGGCCGGCCAAGGACCTGGAGCTGACCACCGGCTACGCGCGCGTGGGCTGA includes:
- a CDS encoding DUF6314 family protein, whose product is MGEFRPVPDVLAYLSGHWRVERTVRDLAVGDRGRFEGTTVFGPLEGGGLLHRESGTFTWRGVARPAERTLRFLPGPGGTAHVRFADGRPFHDLDLTTGRHVVGHPCAADLYRGEFTVRDEDHWRTVWRVRGPAKDLELTTGYARVG